In Brachyspira hampsonii, the following are encoded in one genomic region:
- a CDS encoding DUF554 domain-containing protein — MIAVFVNMIAVLVGSVIGFAFKNKLSKRYEEPVFIAAGIISLTIGITMAIITKHILIFAVSIMLGGVTGTFFRIEEKIESFGEFLKNKFAFKENSGNFALGFLTSSILFCSGSMSILGSFQAGTQGIYDLIFTKSVIDGFVAVFMSTVYGIGVAFSIISIFVYQGALTILSSFLEPYVSETMLNEVSAVGGATVMMIGINLLKLTKIKTGDFLPALIYSILLVLLIPYIQFL; from the coding sequence ATGATAGCTGTTTTCGTTAATATGATAGCAGTTCTTGTAGGTTCTGTTATAGGTTTTGCATTTAAAAATAAATTATCAAAAAGGTATGAAGAACCTGTTTTTATAGCAGCAGGTATAATATCTCTTACTATCGGTATAACTATGGCTATAATTACAAAGCATATATTGATATTTGCTGTGTCAATAATGCTTGGAGGAGTTACAGGCACATTTTTTAGGATAGAAGAAAAAATAGAATCTTTCGGCGAGTTCTTAAAAAATAAATTTGCTTTTAAGGAAAATTCAGGTAATTTTGCTTTAGGATTTTTAACTTCTTCAATACTTTTCTGTTCAGGCTCTATGTCTATATTAGGGTCATTTCAGGCAGGAACTCAGGGTATATATGATTTAATATTCACTAAAAGTGTAATAGACGGATTTGTTGCAGTATTTATGTCTACAGTTTATGGTATAGGAGTTGCTTTTTCTATAATAAGCATATTTGTATATCAAGGTGCTTTAACTATACTTTCATCTTTTTTAGAGCCTTATGTTTCTGAAACAATGCTTAATGAAGTTTCTGCTGTCGGCGGAGCTACAGTTATGATGATAGGAATAAATTTATTAAAATTAACTAAAATAAAAACAGGAGATTTTCTTCCTGCTTTAATTTATTCTATTTTACTTGTTTTACTTATACCTTATATTCAATTTTTATGA
- a CDS encoding shikimate kinase, whose amino-acid sequence MNNKNIKNNKIIFIIGLPGCGKSALSKMLAEKLNYNLYDMDSFIENKEGRTITDIFANNGEDYFRNIESEVLHELSLLSNAVISTGGGIVLSEKNRNIMRDKGFTIFVDRKPEIILENIDPAQRPLLAKDKNKLLELSKQRDSLYRESSHIIFTHNSWEDSIDNTFKKFYESIKNYC is encoded by the coding sequence ATGAATAATAAAAATATAAAAAATAATAAAATTATATTTATTATAGGTTTGCCTGGATGCGGAAAAAGTGCATTATCAAAAATGCTTGCTGAAAAATTAAATTATAATCTGTACGATATGGATTCTTTTATAGAAAATAAAGAGGGTAGAACTATAACAGATATTTTTGCTAATAATGGAGAGGATTATTTTAGAAATATTGAAAGTGAAGTATTGCATGAATTAAGTCTTTTAAGTAATGCTGTTATATCTACAGGCGGAGGTATAGTTCTCTCTGAAAAAAATAGAAATATTATGAGGGATAAAGGATTTACTATTTTTGTAGATAGAAAACCTGAGATCATACTTGAAAATATAGATCCTGCCCAAAGACCTCTTCTTGCAAAGGATAAAAATAAATTATTGGAATTATCTAAGCAAAGAGACAGTTTATACAGAGAATCATCACATATTATATTCACTCATAACAGTTGGGAAGATAGTATTGATAATACTTTTAAAAAATTTTATGAAAGCATTAAAAATTACTGTTGA